Proteins from a genomic interval of Pseudanabaena yagii GIHE-NHR1:
- a CDS encoding serine/threonine-protein kinase — protein sequence MSLTAGQLVGGHYEVMTRLGGGGFGETYLSRDLHLPDRPSRVIKRLCPRNQDPNMLQLSRRLFETEAQVLYRLGAHPQIPQLFAHFEELSEFYLVQEYIDGKDLSHELIRGKIWEQFAVVDLLQNLLTVLSFVHQHNVIHRDIKPENIIRRRDGQLFLIDFGVVKQIATPTMVLNGHDDQPAYTVGIGTPGYMPSEQAHGEPKFASDLYAIGMIGIQALTGIPPSHLEKDDNLEIVWRTYAPKVYPEFADILSQMVRFDFRQRYANAHIAYEALKEFRDRYPISNVNHSLPTIRLSDDFTSDNVHDLHSAQQPKSKKLAIWRHIQPWHWVVGLTTLSAIALTTIVLLLAVPPKPIRTNEADEVNITSPNPQALTTSVNNSVSTGSITLFKEFSTSDAIYGVAVSPDGKTLAGASSERSIDLWDLVTGKKLQSLKGNTGRVYDIYFSPDGKKLVSASDDRKVIIWDVKNSKILRTLEGHQERVYTTIFSPDGKMIASSGADRTIRLWNADTGKPINIFQEKSWVYDVSFTPDGKILASACKDGAIHLWNVETGKIVKTLSESGSSVRSISYSNNGKLIATAMEDNTVRLWDAVTGQLKEVLTGHTGEVHTLDFSKDDRLLATGSADKTVRIWHLKEKRSPQVLADHERGVASVEFSNDQKFLVSGSLDGKIKIWKL from the coding sequence ATGAGTCTTACAGCAGGGCAGCTAGTCGGCGGACATTACGAAGTTATGACACGTTTAGGTGGTGGCGGATTTGGTGAGACTTATCTCTCACGGGACTTGCATTTGCCCGATCGCCCATCACGGGTAATCAAAAGATTATGCCCACGCAATCAAGACCCAAATATGTTGCAGCTCTCGCGGCGGCTATTTGAAACCGAAGCTCAGGTACTATACCGACTGGGCGCACATCCTCAGATTCCGCAACTGTTTGCTCACTTTGAGGAATTATCAGAATTTTATCTAGTTCAAGAATATATTGATGGAAAAGACCTTAGCCACGAATTGATTCGAGGCAAAATTTGGGAGCAGTTTGCAGTTGTAGATTTACTGCAAAATCTTCTGACAGTATTGAGCTTTGTGCATCAACATAATGTAATTCATCGTGATATTAAACCCGAAAATATTATTCGGCGGCGCGATGGACAGCTTTTTTTAATTGATTTTGGCGTAGTTAAGCAAATTGCCACGCCGACAATGGTCTTGAATGGACATGATGATCAGCCTGCCTATACGGTGGGTATTGGCACACCCGGATATATGCCCAGTGAGCAGGCGCATGGAGAACCGAAGTTTGCCAGCGATCTCTATGCGATCGGTATGATTGGCATCCAAGCTTTGACAGGAATTCCACCTAGCCATTTAGAAAAGGATGACAATCTGGAAATTGTGTGGCGAACTTATGCCCCCAAGGTCTATCCCGAATTTGCAGATATTCTTTCGCAAATGGTGCGATTTGATTTTCGTCAGCGTTATGCTAATGCTCATATTGCCTACGAAGCGCTCAAGGAATTTCGAGATCGCTATCCAATCTCGAATGTGAATCACAGTTTGCCAACAATTCGGCTCAGTGATGATTTCACCAGTGATAATGTCCATGATCTCCACTCAGCGCAACAACCCAAATCCAAGAAGCTAGCCATTTGGCGGCATATTCAGCCTTGGCATTGGGTTGTAGGATTGACAACGCTCAGTGCGATCGCTCTGACGACCATCGTTTTGCTATTAGCTGTGCCGCCGAAGCCGATCCGCACCAACGAGGCTGACGAAGTTAATATAACCAGTCCGAATCCTCAAGCTTTAACCACATCTGTAAATAACTCTGTTAGTACAGGCTCTATTACTCTATTCAAGGAATTCTCCACTAGTGATGCAATTTATGGTGTGGCTGTTAGTCCTGATGGTAAAACCCTTGCGGGTGCGAGTTCTGAGCGCAGTATTGATCTTTGGGATTTGGTCACAGGCAAGAAGCTCCAGAGCTTAAAAGGGAATACGGGTCGGGTTTATGACATTTACTTTAGTCCCGATGGCAAAAAACTTGTGAGTGCCAGTGACGATCGCAAAGTAATTATTTGGGATGTAAAAAATAGCAAGATTTTGCGTACCCTTGAGGGGCATCAAGAACGGGTGTATACTACAATTTTTAGTCCTGATGGCAAAATGATTGCCAGCTCTGGAGCTGATCGCACGATTCGTTTATGGAATGCTGATACAGGTAAACCGATTAATATTTTCCAAGAAAAATCTTGGGTATATGATGTCTCCTTTACCCCCGATGGCAAAATTTTAGCGAGTGCTTGCAAGGATGGGGCAATTCATCTTTGGAATGTGGAAACGGGCAAAATTGTCAAAACTCTATCGGAAAGTGGGAGTTCTGTACGCTCCATTTCTTATAGCAATAATGGCAAACTGATTGCTACTGCCATGGAAGACAATACTGTTCGTCTATGGGATGCAGTTACAGGTCAACTCAAGGAAGTACTGACTGGACATACTGGAGAAGTCCATACCCTCGATTTTAGTAAAGATGATCGTTTACTGGCGACTGGTAGTGCAGATAAAACCGTGCGAATTTGGCATCTAAAAGAGAAGCGATCGCCGCAGGTGTTAGCGGATCATGAGCGCGGTGTCGCCTCCGTAGAATTTAGCAACGATCAGAAATTTTTAGTTAGTGGCAGCCTTGATGGCAAAATCAAAATTTGGAAATTATAA
- a CDS encoding O-antigen ligase family protein yields MSTGRLIIQLGIAAYILFTLLPDSSTQMVAFPWVLLWQVGLLCLAIAGLLNLWRKDKPFYLLGNGFDWVVGSGFVTLCLSTMFSQFPNQSMWYSLTAFGYLIALYVTNNFLHNNHEANSSSSGILSILRFQGLLGIAVIVESLWLWTTQTWLPRLTQLGKINQWGLNLSYDFSDLQSRNWAPMGHQNYVAGFLMLVLPIFVSLAIAQKGIWRSLWLTGIGLGLIDLYTTSSRGGFLGLGAIVVYGIIMAIFRSKISRWFVLLGGSGAIALLGFLIAANNRLRSLISGLSTSFTNPSQGSGELLFRTIAADVGWRMGLEHWLFGAGAGSAVMLYQQYRPQWAGREAEILFQLHSTPVHLWAELGIGAVITFVFLLVAIASLFIRLHQSPSWQAHSQDQALTYGLLASVLGYGMLAITDYQLDVPAISGSLVIVFASLAYLGQVHNQELITLGYKQPRLWLALIATVYLGAAIVWLVPVNTAWQASSVGFIYLARAKSELVNAKQEDLPEAIATVDKFQDRLKLANQLTPWEPYYPYQLGWNLADLAINYPNLPQSKTWQKEGLAWIKTAIATNPHNEATYNAAAWLSLQQEGANAAQDAEAYFRRGLELVPTKKSLHFGLGVSLLRQGKTAEAIAAITTEIVNDPMFITSPIWSDSVLQTLYPQVVANLERTYRNNPNQAVNLVALRWWTGQPKAVEELQQSGHPTAVLLAKAIANNTDALQAVKQNPQTPLEMVVSAWLNPNLRDKLLERAYVFASSSLPDERSAAIVNAMSDRMKQAQNFDAWLRQPLPPNSPLVMNYRRARLGFNVVSRHVDGVVPMDFFNVSDRAEISLFLKDLFS; encoded by the coding sequence ATGAGTACAGGTCGGTTAATCATCCAGTTAGGCATTGCCGCCTATATTTTATTTACTTTACTCCCCGACAGTAGTACGCAGATGGTAGCTTTCCCTTGGGTATTGCTATGGCAAGTAGGACTGCTCTGCTTGGCGATCGCAGGTTTGTTAAATCTATGGCGCAAGGATAAACCATTTTACTTATTGGGCAATGGCTTTGACTGGGTGGTCGGTTCTGGCTTTGTGACACTATGCCTATCGACGATGTTTTCACAGTTTCCCAATCAGTCGATGTGGTATAGCTTAACCGCCTTTGGCTATTTGATTGCATTGTATGTGACCAATAATTTTTTGCATAACAATCATGAAGCTAATAGCTCTTCATCTGGGATCTTATCGATTTTGCGATTTCAGGGATTGTTAGGGATAGCCGTAATTGTGGAAAGCCTATGGTTATGGACTACGCAAACATGGCTGCCCAGATTGACCCAACTAGGTAAGATCAATCAATGGGGATTAAACCTCTCCTACGATTTTTCCGATTTGCAGTCCCGTAACTGGGCACCTATGGGACATCAAAATTATGTGGCAGGATTTTTGATGTTAGTTTTACCGATTTTTGTGAGTTTAGCGATCGCCCAAAAGGGGATATGGCGATCGCTGTGGTTAACAGGAATTGGTTTAGGGTTGATTGATTTATATACCACTAGCTCACGGGGAGGTTTTTTAGGGCTAGGCGCAATCGTTGTCTATGGAATTATCATGGCAATATTTCGTAGCAAGATCAGTCGTTGGTTTGTGCTCTTGGGAGGAAGTGGGGCAATCGCTTTATTGGGATTTCTGATCGCAGCTAATAATCGTTTGCGATCGCTAATATCAGGATTATCGACGAGTTTTACAAATCCTAGCCAAGGATCGGGCGAATTACTATTTAGAACTATTGCCGCCGATGTAGGTTGGCGCATGGGGCTAGAGCATTGGCTATTTGGGGCAGGAGCAGGTTCGGCAGTGATGTTGTATCAGCAATATCGTCCCCAATGGGCAGGTCGTGAGGCGGAGATTTTATTTCAACTGCATAGTACGCCCGTGCATCTCTGGGCAGAACTGGGGATTGGGGCAGTCATTACCTTTGTCTTTTTATTAGTTGCGATCGCCAGTCTCTTCATTCGGTTACATCAATCTCCCAGTTGGCAAGCGCATTCACAAGATCAGGCGCTCACCTATGGATTATTGGCAAGTGTGCTGGGCTATGGCATGTTGGCAATTACGGACTATCAGCTTGATGTACCTGCAATTAGTGGCAGCCTAGTCATTGTCTTTGCGAGCTTGGCTTATTTAGGACAAGTGCATAATCAGGAATTGATTACTCTTGGCTACAAGCAGCCCCGTCTATGGCTCGCACTGATTGCGACGGTTTATCTGGGGGCGGCGATCGTTTGGCTAGTACCTGTGAATACAGCTTGGCAAGCATCGAGCGTGGGATTTATTTATTTAGCAAGAGCCAAGTCCGAATTAGTTAATGCGAAACAGGAAGATCTGCCTGAAGCGATCGCCACAGTTGATAAATTCCAAGATCGCCTGAAATTAGCCAATCAACTGACACCTTGGGAACCTTACTATCCCTATCAATTAGGATGGAACTTAGCCGACCTTGCCATTAACTATCCGAATTTACCGCAGTCGAAAACTTGGCAAAAAGAAGGATTAGCATGGATCAAAACAGCGATCGCTACGAATCCCCATAACGAAGCTACCTACAATGCAGCAGCATGGCTGAGTCTGCAACAGGAAGGAGCTAATGCCGCTCAGGATGCCGAAGCCTATTTCCGTCGAGGATTAGAGCTAGTTCCCACGAAAAAATCGCTCCATTTCGGTTTAGGGGTGAGTTTATTGCGGCAAGGCAAAACTGCGGAAGCGATCGCTGCCATCACCACAGAAATTGTTAATGATCCGATGTTTATTACTAGCCCGATTTGGTCAGACTCAGTTTTACAAACGCTCTATCCACAAGTAGTAGCAAATCTGGAGCGCACCTATCGCAATAATCCGAATCAAGCTGTGAATCTTGTGGCACTCAGATGGTGGACAGGTCAACCTAAGGCTGTTGAGGAACTTCAACAAAGTGGTCATCCCACAGCAGTACTGTTAGCCAAAGCGATCGCCAATAATACGGATGCCTTGCAAGCCGTGAAGCAAAATCCCCAGACTCCTTTAGAAATGGTGGTTTCGGCTTGGCTCAATCCCAATTTGCGAGATAAATTATTAGAACGTGCCTATGTATTTGCCTCTAGCAGTTTGCCCGATGAACGCTCAGCCGCCATTGTCAATGCCATGAGCGATCGCATGAAGCAAGCCCAAAATTTTGATGCATGGTTACGCCAACCCTTACCGCCGAATAGTCCTCTAGTCATGAACTATCGTCGAGCGAGATTAGGATTTAATGTGGTGAGTCGTCATGTGGATGGCGTAGTACCGATGGACTTTTTCAATGTCAGCGATCGCGCTGAAATCTCACTCTTTTTGAAAGATCTATTTTCATAA